A window from Marinagarivorans cellulosilyticus encodes these proteins:
- a CDS encoding vWA domain-containing protein has product MFTSKHPLKQPRLQRPQLQQPLLKHCALALLLATLPFTLVACGSGGGDAKDPQAVNPSDTHPGLRPLPEVGETAPDPSENSSALPAATTSFFFSYDESGSTASRDLTFAALADGKAPQRSWGRPYEYLNAESFDHFDLTMAAPFNVSMGLYKASTGEIPVGRSVNGSVYALGINLTGPTLTHAERDNVALTLLVDISGSMTMPYSDAAHGEIYTRLDVVKEGLFRLLTQLKEGDILSLVTFERSAKTVIDRWVYQDDDNSFFNAIASLKATGSTNLDRGIDEAYSAANALFDPEKSNRVIILTDANANTGEVDPAVIAQSTVINDAEGIHFSGIGIGEGFDDRFLNELTDIGKGTYTAMITPNDAQRIFADNFMRFLSPAVKNVKFQLTYPQALNQFYSAAEDISTDAGEVSSINFSYNSEQFFLELFEGAGFLSPELEISLGISFTDAQGEDQQLTITKTLEQLRAVGEDEIKSAVTVTTLAQLVAGQVTCTEVMSSSLYEQDIRTYTFEKYKQGVKDFCLAN; this is encoded by the coding sequence ATGTTCACCTCAAAACACCCGCTTAAACAACCCCGGTTACAACGCCCCCAGCTACAACAGCCCTTGTTAAAACATTGTGCCCTTGCGCTGCTGCTGGCTACCCTACCGTTTACCTTAGTCGCCTGCGGCAGTGGGGGCGGTGATGCAAAAGACCCGCAAGCCGTAAACCCTTCGGATACTCACCCAGGGCTTAGGCCTTTACCCGAAGTCGGTGAAACCGCGCCAGACCCCAGCGAAAACAGCTCAGCCTTGCCGGCAGCGACCACGTCGTTTTTCTTTAGTTATGATGAATCGGGCAGCACCGCATCGCGTGATTTAACCTTTGCAGCACTGGCCGATGGCAAGGCCCCGCAGCGTAGCTGGGGCCGGCCGTATGAGTACTTAAACGCAGAAAGCTTTGACCATTTTGATTTGACCATGGCTGCACCGTTTAATGTTTCCATGGGGTTGTACAAAGCCTCCACCGGCGAGATACCCGTTGGCCGCTCGGTAAATGGGTCTGTGTACGCGCTAGGCATAAACCTCACGGGGCCTACACTTACCCATGCAGAACGCGACAATGTTGCACTTACATTATTGGTTGATATTTCAGGCTCAATGACAATGCCATATTCAGACGCCGCCCACGGCGAGATTTACACACGCCTAGATGTCGTTAAAGAAGGCCTATTTCGCCTACTTACACAACTAAAAGAAGGCGACATACTCAGCTTAGTAACCTTTGAACGTAGCGCAAAAACAGTGATTGACCGCTGGGTGTACCAAGACGATGACAACAGCTTTTTTAATGCCATTGCCAGCCTTAAAGCCACCGGCAGTACCAATTTAGATCGCGGCATTGACGAAGCTTATAGTGCAGCAAACGCCTTGTTCGACCCCGAAAAATCTAACCGCGTCATCATTTTAACCGACGCCAATGCCAACACCGGCGAAGTGGACCCAGCCGTAATTGCACAAAGCACGGTAATTAACGACGCCGAAGGCATTCACTTTTCGGGTATTGGTATAGGCGAAGGCTTTGACGACCGCTTTTTAAATGAGCTAACCGATATCGGCAAAGGCACATACACCGCAATGATCACCCCCAACGATGCCCAACGCATTTTCGCCGATAACTTTATGCGTTTTTTATCACCAGCCGTTAAAAATGTGAAATTCCAGCTGACCTACCCTCAAGCATTAAATCAGTTTTATTCGGCCGCCGAAGATATTTCTACCGATGCTGGCGAAGTCAGTAGCATTAACTTTTCGTATAACTCAGAGCAATTCTTTTTAGAACTTTTTGAAGGCGCAGGATTTTTAAGCCCCGAACTAGAAATTTCGCTAGGCATAAGCTTTACCGATGCCCAAGGTGAAGACCAGCAACTCACCATTACCAAAACCTTGGAGCAACTACGCGCAGTAGGTGAAGACGAAATTAAATCGGCAGTCACGGTCACCACCCTCGCACAACTAGTTGCAGGGCAAGTAACCTGTACCGAAGTGATGAGTAGCAGTTTGTACGAACAAGATATCCGCACCTATACCTTCGAAAAATACAAACAAGGCGTTAAGGATTTTTGTTTAGCGAACTAG
- a CDS encoding MipA/OmpV family protein has product MFIRQKLFQGTLPLKGFITLALLLVAVMARLKIVARLVVLAPILLLSIGLSVSSLVYAEANPPSSPNALTATTGKPRWELGFGIGGQALPDYRGSNQTHIKALPLPLILYTGRYIKINRDGARGELFENSRIQFNLSADAALSGDGEDNTARAGMPELDSAFEAGPSLNIRLSGPSFNDGWALRFPARVVVTLGGEGVRQRGYVFNPRLVWRKPVIFGGWNLGVSLGALWGSDKYHSYYYAVAPEYATQARPVYEARAGYSGSYSKISLRRRWSSGWLLGVYLRYDNLSGATFEHSPLVRTEHYGAIGFGLGKTLWAL; this is encoded by the coding sequence GTGTTTATTCGTCAAAAATTATTCCAAGGGACATTGCCATTGAAAGGTTTTATTACGTTGGCTTTACTGCTGGTAGCTGTAATGGCGCGGCTGAAGATTGTAGCGCGATTAGTGGTTTTGGCGCCTATATTGTTGTTGTCAATAGGGTTAAGTGTGAGCAGTTTGGTATATGCCGAGGCGAATCCCCCCTCATCGCCAAATGCGTTAACAGCCACTACCGGTAAGCCGCGCTGGGAACTTGGCTTTGGTATTGGCGGCCAAGCGTTACCGGATTATCGCGGTTCTAACCAAACGCATATCAAGGCGCTGCCTTTGCCTTTGATTCTTTACACTGGGCGCTATATAAAAATTAATCGCGACGGCGCCCGCGGGGAGTTATTCGAAAATAGCCGTATACAATTTAACTTATCGGCAGATGCCGCACTAAGTGGCGATGGCGAAGACAATACTGCAAGAGCAGGTATGCCAGAGCTCGATTCGGCTTTTGAAGCTGGGCCATCGCTGAATATTCGTTTAAGTGGCCCAAGCTTTAACGACGGCTGGGCCTTGCGTTTCCCTGCTCGAGTGGTTGTTACCTTGGGGGGCGAGGGCGTTCGCCAGCGCGGCTATGTGTTTAACCCCCGCTTAGTGTGGCGCAAGCCCGTGATTTTTGGCGGTTGGAACCTGGGTGTTTCGCTAGGTGCTTTATGGGGGAGCGACAAATACCACAGCTATTACTACGCCGTTGCGCCCGAATATGCCACGCAAGCGCGGCCGGTATACGAGGCACGAGCGGGCTATTCAGGTAGTTACAGTAAAATCTCTTTACGCCGCCGTTGGTCGAGTGGCTGGTTATTAGGTGTGTATTTGCGTTACGATAACCTTTCTGGCGCTACCTTTGAACACAGTCCCCTTGTGCGAACTGAGCACTACGGTGCCATTGGTTTTGGTTTGGGTAAAACATTATGGGCGTTATAA
- a CDS encoding MaoC family dehydratase, with translation MSVVEFLKEKERVLREQFKTVEFKSRFEPQLRNLSEKFSLTLSNTLNNPWVGKINPFFEREPELPQTISPEARSFYDKWYQKLDEETFMGDWHCIGQECINSFAEVTDDHQWIHTDPERAAKESPFGCTIAHGFLTLALLPKLTDSVNPENNPYPEARMLVNYGLNRVRFPYPVKAGSRVRARTKLIDLIPSKRSVDVVNEISVEIDGSRRLACVAETVLRVYF, from the coding sequence ATGAGTGTTGTTGAGTTTTTAAAAGAAAAAGAGCGGGTATTGCGCGAGCAATTTAAAACGGTTGAGTTTAAATCTCGTTTTGAGCCGCAGTTGCGCAACTTGTCTGAAAAATTTAGCCTCACACTTAGTAACACCCTCAACAACCCTTGGGTCGGTAAGATAAACCCGTTTTTTGAGCGTGAGCCAGAGCTGCCACAAACGATTAGCCCAGAAGCGCGAAGCTTCTATGATAAGTGGTATCAAAAGTTAGATGAAGAAACCTTCATGGGTGACTGGCACTGTATTGGTCAAGAGTGCATTAATAGCTTTGCAGAGGTTACCGATGATCATCAATGGATTCATACTGACCCCGAGCGCGCCGCGAAAGAATCCCCTTTTGGGTGCACCATTGCCCACGGCTTTTTAACGTTGGCGCTATTGCCTAAATTAACCGACTCGGTCAACCCTGAAAACAACCCCTACCCTGAAGCGCGTATGTTGGTGAACTATGGCTTGAACCGTGTACGCTTCCCTTACCCTGTAAAAGCGGGGTCTCGTGTACGTGCGCGCACAAAATTAATTGATTTAATCCCATCCAAACGCAGCGTGGATGTCGTTAATGAAATTAGTGTAGAAATAGACGGCAGCCGCCGCTTAGCTTGCGTTGCTGAAACGGTTTTACGGGTTTATTTTTAA
- a CDS encoding patatin-like phospholipase family protein: protein MKNRLVFAALPLLLIISIAFNVAVADQRYAKSSPSVDDGPCSEVDNRPCVALVLGGGGAKGGAHIGVIQALEERHIPVDLVVGTSIGAFVGGLYASGKDSAAIAQLFQQADWNSGYRDNLTRSDIPMRRKRQLDEFQIHVDLGLTRKGVSIPKGFIQGQSMKTLLDSMLGTYPNFTSFDQLPIPFRAVAADAETGEEIVLSYGDLATAMQASMSLPGIVRPIVHEGRILVDGGIANNVPISVAKNLGADIVIAVDIGASANSKDELNSGVAILLQLTKFLTGRNVAEQKALLTSSDILIIPELGDIGLLSFDRVLEAVDKGYQQTLTELNQRSLAIIAPGLNDGDVTPLPSQPGATTTQNLPFDDEILISAINLSNNTRLNDDYILHRMGVAVGENMAVDEINTGINRLYGQGTIARITTSWDDLEGDSALNIRVDEKEWGPGYLDFKFNFEDDFSSFSEYQLGASYRLTNLSQYGAEWVSSFEVGTEKVINTELYWPIKKTGFFWDVFGEYERTVFEYKDAGRALGTVQARDSTVSAGIGWNTWDKFEVTLSALYRRGVFDVPDYLDEYATVKDIHVDQRGGILEVNFDSLDNASFPSRGWNLKAILSRTRDEVLNLSNYSNFIDAQYNGVLSYQRHSIRGLLRYQSTLNHDALSLLGSASLGGFLNLSGNPSNFISGQHVRFASGVYTYQLAENDFGAIDFPLYLGFSVEAGNAWYAKSNVDYSDLIHSSSLFLGWDTPIGPAYLAYGRSDTGGKSLYVFLGVTF from the coding sequence ATGAAAAATCGCTTGGTCTTTGCGGCCTTACCTTTGTTGCTGATTATTTCTATTGCATTTAACGTGGCGGTAGCTGATCAACGTTATGCCAAATCATCGCCCAGCGTAGACGATGGCCCGTGTTCTGAGGTGGACAATAGACCGTGTGTGGCATTAGTTTTGGGGGGCGGTGGCGCAAAGGGCGGCGCCCATATTGGCGTTATTCAAGCGTTAGAAGAACGGCACATTCCTGTTGATTTAGTTGTGGGGACAAGTATTGGCGCTTTTGTGGGAGGCTTGTATGCGAGTGGCAAAGACTCAGCCGCTATTGCGCAGCTATTTCAGCAAGCCGACTGGAATTCTGGGTACCGAGATAATTTAACACGCAGCGATATTCCAATGCGGCGTAAACGGCAGCTAGATGAATTTCAAATACACGTCGATTTGGGACTGACGCGCAAGGGAGTGAGCATACCCAAAGGGTTTATTCAGGGGCAAAGTATGAAGACGTTGCTTGATAGTATGTTGGGAACTTACCCTAATTTTACTAGCTTTGATCAATTGCCTATTCCTTTTAGAGCCGTGGCTGCAGATGCCGAAACCGGTGAAGAAATTGTTTTATCTTATGGTGATCTAGCTACGGCGATGCAGGCTTCTATGTCATTGCCTGGAATCGTGCGTCCAATTGTACACGAAGGGCGAATACTGGTAGATGGCGGTATCGCAAATAATGTACCTATTAGCGTGGCTAAAAATTTAGGCGCTGATATCGTTATTGCGGTAGATATTGGTGCTTCAGCTAACAGTAAAGACGAGCTTAACTCTGGTGTTGCAATTTTATTGCAGCTCACTAAATTCCTAACTGGCCGAAACGTAGCCGAGCAAAAAGCCTTATTAACTTCCTCCGATATATTAATTATTCCAGAGTTAGGCGATATTGGCTTGTTGAGCTTTGACCGAGTGTTGGAGGCCGTAGATAAAGGCTACCAACAAACATTAACTGAATTAAATCAAAGAAGTTTGGCGATTATTGCGCCGGGGCTTAATGACGGGGACGTAACACCATTGCCATCGCAGCCTGGCGCAACAACGACACAAAACCTGCCATTTGACGACGAAATACTGATAAGCGCCATTAACCTTAGCAATAATACACGGCTCAATGACGATTATATTTTACACCGTATGGGCGTGGCGGTAGGGGAAAATATGGCAGTGGACGAAATTAATACCGGTATTAATAGGCTGTATGGTCAAGGTACTATTGCACGTATTACCACCTCTTGGGATGATCTGGAAGGTGATAGTGCTTTAAATATCAGGGTTGATGAAAAAGAGTGGGGGCCGGGTTATCTCGATTTTAAGTTTAACTTTGAAGACGATTTTAGCTCGTTCAGTGAGTACCAATTGGGCGCATCGTACCGCTTAACCAATTTATCGCAATATGGCGCTGAGTGGGTAAGCTCATTTGAGGTGGGCACTGAAAAAGTCATTAATACCGAGCTGTATTGGCCGATCAAAAAAACCGGTTTCTTTTGGGATGTATTTGGGGAATACGAAAGAACGGTATTTGAATATAAAGATGCTGGGCGTGCCTTGGGAACAGTGCAAGCGAGAGATTCTACTGTTTCGGCGGGCATTGGTTGGAATACTTGGGATAAATTTGAGGTGACGCTTAGCGCTTTATATCGCCGAGGCGTTTTTGATGTGCCCGATTATTTGGATGAATATGCCACGGTAAAAGATATTCATGTCGATCAGCGCGGCGGAATATTAGAAGTTAATTTTGATAGTTTGGATAACGCTAGTTTTCCTTCTAGGGGTTGGAATTTAAAAGCCATATTGTCTCGCACCCGAGATGAAGTGTTGAACTTATCCAACTACTCCAATTTTATTGATGCCCAATACAATGGCGTTTTGTCGTATCAGCGGCATAGTATTAGAGGCCTGTTGCGTTACCAAAGCACCTTGAATCACGATGCCTTATCGCTGTTAGGCAGCGCGAGCCTCGGAGGTTTTTTGAACTTATCGGGTAACCCATCTAATTTTATATCGGGGCAGCACGTACGTTTTGCCAGCGGCGTGTATACCTATCAGCTGGCTGAAAACGATTTTGGTGCGATTGATTTTCCCTTGTATTTGGGGTTCTCTGTAGAAGCTGGTAATGCTTGGTATGCTAAATCGAACGTAGATTATTCTGATTTAATTCACAGTAGCAGCTTGTTTTTAGGGTGGGATACCCCTATAGGTCCAGCGTATTTAGCCTACGGTAGATCGGATACCGGTGGTAAAAGTTTGTATGTTTTCCTAGGGGTAACCTTTTAG
- a CDS encoding cation:proton antiporter, giving the protein MYLDIALIAGCTVIFGCIAGLIERSWVSGPLIFMAIGYFFGPNMLGVFSFSANIDTIKILAELTLAVVLFNDAASIGLKPLEKHPLVPTRTLLIGLPLTIILGAVLAAAIFPEFTWVHAALLSIILAPTDAALGLAVIKNKAVPQEIRRGLNAESGLNDGICVPFLLVFLALAQGQAAEQSLGQFLLTTLVKEIGIGILTGVCAAAAGWILCRHAVKAHWISKRWIIVPTISLAVMTFGLAQYIGGSGFIAAFCGGLLFGDKLHGAYNDEFEESEINGEIFSLLTWLLFGTLMMNIIKDITWQQLFYAALSLTVIRMLPVFISLTGSQLSTEKKLFVGWFGPRGLASIVFIIMLMQSDITYSETIINTATIAIMLSVILHGITAFPWSKRFKQGAPKTPAD; this is encoded by the coding sequence ATGTATTTAGACATAGCATTAATTGCTGGTTGCACTGTAATTTTTGGCTGTATAGCAGGCTTAATCGAGCGTTCGTGGGTCAGTGGGCCTTTGATTTTTATGGCTATTGGCTATTTTTTTGGCCCTAATATGCTGGGCGTTTTTTCGTTTAGCGCCAATATTGATACCATTAAAATATTGGCCGAGCTCACGCTCGCTGTTGTATTGTTTAACGACGCCGCAAGCATAGGTTTAAAACCTTTGGAAAAGCACCCGCTTGTACCCACCCGCACATTGCTTATAGGGTTGCCATTAACCATAATACTTGGGGCAGTGTTAGCTGCTGCCATATTCCCCGAATTCACGTGGGTGCATGCTGCACTGCTCAGTATTATTCTTGCTCCGACCGATGCCGCCTTGGGTTTAGCGGTCATAAAAAACAAAGCCGTACCACAAGAAATACGCCGAGGGCTTAATGCCGAAAGCGGTCTTAACGATGGCATATGCGTGCCTTTTTTATTGGTTTTTTTAGCTTTAGCGCAAGGCCAAGCGGCCGAGCAATCCTTAGGTCAGTTTTTATTAACCACACTTGTTAAAGAGATCGGCATCGGCATTCTCACCGGAGTCTGTGCTGCAGCCGCCGGCTGGATTTTGTGCCGGCACGCGGTAAAAGCTCATTGGATTTCTAAGCGCTGGATTATTGTGCCAACCATATCCCTTGCGGTAATGACTTTTGGCTTAGCTCAATACATAGGCGGCAGTGGTTTTATTGCAGCTTTTTGTGGCGGACTGTTGTTTGGCGACAAGCTGCATGGTGCCTACAATGACGAGTTCGAAGAATCAGAAATTAACGGGGAAATTTTCTCGTTATTAACATGGTTACTCTTTGGCACGCTGATGATGAACATCATTAAAGATATCACATGGCAGCAGCTGTTTTATGCCGCACTAAGCTTAACTGTTATTCGCATGCTACCGGTATTTATTAGCCTTACTGGCAGCCAGCTATCAACCGAGAAAAAACTTTTCGTCGGCTGGTTTGGGCCACGCGGGCTAGCCAGCATTGTCTTTATTATTATGTTAATGCAAAGCGACATAACGTACAGTGAAACCATTATTAATACAGCCACCATTGCCATTATGTTAAGTGTGATACTACATGGGATAACTGCTTTTCCTTGGTCTAAGCGCTTTAAACAAGGCGCACCTAAAACGCCGGCAGACTAA
- a CDS encoding alpha/beta fold hydrolase encodes MSTAHAQCVILLHGLARSSNSMAKMEAALAQNYTVINVDYPSREHTVEALSAIAIAPALEKCEGNTVNFVTHSMGGILVRHYLTQHPIEQLGRIVMLGPPNQGSEVIDALGDWPGFEWLNGPAGQQLGTQANSLPLALGQVDAEVGIIAGDRTINFILSAIIPAADDGKVAVERTKLNGMEDHIIIHTTHPFMMKNNEVIIQVKHFLANGHFAHNKTTTAK; translated from the coding sequence ATGAGCACAGCTCACGCGCAGTGTGTCATTCTTTTGCACGGTTTAGCACGCAGCAGCAACTCTATGGCCAAAATGGAAGCCGCCCTTGCGCAAAATTACACTGTCATCAATGTTGACTACCCCTCAAGAGAACACACAGTAGAGGCGCTATCGGCTATCGCCATTGCGCCAGCGCTCGAGAAATGCGAGGGCAATACGGTAAATTTTGTTACGCATTCTATGGGTGGCATATTAGTGCGCCACTATTTAACCCAGCACCCAATAGAACAACTGGGCCGAATTGTCATGCTAGGGCCACCCAATCAAGGGAGTGAAGTCATCGATGCGCTAGGTGATTGGCCAGGTTTTGAATGGTTAAATGGCCCTGCCGGCCAACAGCTGGGCACTCAGGCCAACAGCCTTCCGTTAGCGCTTGGGCAAGTCGATGCCGAGGTTGGCATTATTGCCGGTGATCGCACCATCAATTTTATTTTATCGGCAATAATTCCAGCTGCCGACGACGGCAAAGTTGCCGTGGAACGCACCAAACTAAATGGCATGGAAGACCATATCATTATTCACACAACCCACCCATTTATGATGAAAAACAATGAGGTTATTATCCAAGTAAAGCACTTCTTGGCTAACGGCCATTTCGCCCACAATAAAACAACCACTGCGAAATAA
- a CDS encoding urease accessory protein UreD, translating to MTAQHLPITRCWQASLALEFALRGDTTRIVGNSHFGPLRVLKPFYPEPTCCHTYLIHPPGGLVLGDELQIEAKVQSGAHALITTPSAGKVYGVDNATEKQQQMVKLAVAEQACLEWLPQETIVFGGANTLLQTQAHLNGDSAKLALWDIVCFGRPANDLTFDTGQCIQSIHIYRNGIPLLIERNVVDGGSALQKGHWGLDGANSMGTFVLTVTTVREQREQWISKLQQRFNGRWGITQKGELCIVRYLGDSACECRLGFEFLWHGLRAELNGKAAVSPRIWAT from the coding sequence ATGACAGCGCAACATTTACCGATTACTCGCTGCTGGCAGGCTAGTTTAGCCTTGGAATTCGCACTTAGGGGCGATACCACACGCATAGTGGGCAACAGCCATTTCGGCCCCTTGCGCGTACTAAAGCCCTTTTACCCCGAGCCTACATGTTGCCATACCTATTTAATCCACCCACCAGGGGGGCTTGTATTAGGGGATGAGTTACAGATTGAGGCGAAGGTACAAAGTGGTGCACACGCTTTAATTACAACGCCATCGGCTGGTAAAGTTTACGGTGTGGATAACGCCACAGAAAAACAACAGCAAATGGTTAAGTTAGCTGTTGCAGAGCAAGCCTGCTTGGAATGGCTACCGCAGGAAACGATAGTATTTGGCGGCGCGAATACATTATTGCAAACGCAAGCGCACCTGAATGGTGACAGCGCCAAGCTGGCGTTGTGGGATATTGTATGCTTTGGCCGCCCAGCGAATGATTTAACCTTTGATACTGGCCAGTGTATTCAATCCATCCACATTTACCGCAATGGTATCCCTTTGTTAATCGAGCGCAACGTTGTTGATGGTGGTAGCGCGCTGCAAAAAGGGCATTGGGGGTTAGATGGCGCTAATAGTATGGGTACTTTTGTGTTAACGGTTACCACCGTGCGAGAGCAACGCGAACAGTGGATTAGCAAATTGCAGCAACGCTTTAATGGCCGCTGGGGGATAACGCAAAAAGGTGAGCTATGCATTGTGCGTTATTTAGGGGATTCGGCCTGTGAATGTCGCTTGGGTTTCGAATTTTTATGGCATGGGTTACGCGCAGAGTTAAATGGCAAAGCGGCGGTTTCGCCACGTATTTGGGCGACTTAA
- the ureA gene encoding urease subunit gamma, translating to MELTPREKDKLLLFSAAQLAERRKARGLKLNYPEAVALISFEIMEGARDGKTVAQLMAFGRTLLTVDDVMEGVEHMVHEVQVEATFPDGTKLVTVHNPIV from the coding sequence ATGGAGCTTACGCCACGAGAAAAAGATAAATTATTGCTATTTAGTGCAGCCCAGTTAGCCGAGCGACGCAAGGCGAGGGGGTTAAAGCTAAATTACCCAGAAGCGGTTGCGTTAATCAGTTTCGAAATAATGGAAGGCGCCCGCGACGGTAAAACGGTTGCGCAATTAATGGCTTTTGGGCGGACTTTATTAACCGTAGACGATGTTATGGAAGGTGTAGAACATATGGTGCACGAGGTGCAAGTCGAAGCAACTTTCCCTGATGGTACAAAACTTGTCACCGTCCATAACCCTATTGTGTAG
- a CDS encoding urease subunit beta, whose product MIPGEYQIADGEIPLNEGRDVITLSVANTGDRPVQVGSHYHFFEANPALIFDREKAKGYRLNIAAGTAVRFEPGQDRSIELVALAGRRKVYGFRGDIMGDLS is encoded by the coding sequence ATGATTCCTGGTGAATATCAAATTGCCGACGGGGAAATCCCGTTAAATGAAGGCCGTGATGTAATTACATTGTCGGTTGCAAATACTGGCGACCGCCCTGTACAGGTGGGTAGCCATTACCACTTCTTTGAGGCTAACCCTGCATTGATTTTTGACCGAGAAAAAGCAAAGGGTTATCGCTTAAATATTGCTGCAGGTACTGCTGTGCGATTTGAGCCGGGCCAAGACCGAAGCATCGAGCTAGTCGCTTTAGCGGGGCGCCGTAAAGTGTATGGCTTTCGTGGCGATATTATGGGGGACTTATCATGA
- the ureC gene encoding urease subunit alpha, with translation MNKRAYAEMFGPTVGDKVRLADTELWIQVEKDHTIYGEEVKFGGGKVIRDGMGQSQASCHDTPDTVITNALILDYWGIVKADIAIKAGRIAAIGKAGNPDIQPGITIEVGPGTEVIAGEGHIVTAGGIDAHIHFICPQQIEEALVSGITTMIGGGTGPATGTNATTCTPGPWHIGKMLQAAESFPMNLGFLGKGNASLPEALEEQAKAGVIGLKLHEDWGTTPASIDCCLGVAEKYDLQVAIHTDTLNESGFVEDTIAAFKGRTIHTYHTEGAGGGHAPDIIKACGLDNVLPSSTNPTRPYTINTVDEHLDMLMVCHHLDPSIPEDVAFADSRIRKETIAAEDILHDLGAFSMISSDSQAMGRVGEVVTRTWQTAHKMRVQRGALPEDMVDGKDAGHDNFRAKRYIAKYTINPAIAHGISHEVGSIEVGKLADLVLWKPAFFGTKPSLILKGGAIAMAPMGDPNASIPTPQPVHYRPMFGAYGKACVQTSVTFVSQAGIDAGIAETFGLERPLSAVKNCRSVKKADMVLNNYQPVMEVDPQTYEVKADGQTLTCEPAEVLPMAQRYYLF, from the coding sequence ATGAATAAGCGCGCCTATGCTGAAATGTTCGGCCCCACAGTAGGCGATAAAGTGCGTTTAGCGGATACCGAATTGTGGATACAGGTTGAAAAAGACCACACGATTTACGGGGAGGAGGTAAAGTTTGGTGGCGGTAAGGTAATTCGCGATGGTATGGGCCAAAGCCAAGCAAGCTGCCACGATACGCCCGACACAGTAATTACTAATGCGCTAATTCTAGATTACTGGGGAATTGTCAAAGCCGATATTGCCATTAAGGCGGGCCGCATTGCGGCGATAGGTAAAGCGGGAAACCCAGATATTCAGCCTGGTATTACGATTGAAGTTGGGCCGGGTACCGAGGTTATTGCAGGCGAGGGCCATATTGTGACCGCTGGCGGTATTGATGCCCATATTCACTTTATTTGCCCGCAGCAAATAGAAGAGGCGCTGGTCAGTGGTATTACTACGATGATTGGTGGCGGCACAGGCCCTGCAACTGGCACAAATGCGACAACCTGCACACCAGGACCTTGGCACATTGGCAAAATGCTGCAAGCGGCCGAATCGTTTCCAATGAATTTAGGCTTTTTAGGTAAAGGTAATGCCAGTTTGCCAGAGGCGTTAGAAGAGCAAGCCAAAGCCGGTGTTATTGGCCTTAAGCTGCACGAAGATTGGGGCACCACGCCAGCATCAATTGATTGTTGTTTAGGTGTTGCAGAGAAATATGATTTACAGGTGGCGATTCATACCGACACATTAAATGAATCCGGCTTTGTTGAAGATACTATTGCCGCATTTAAAGGCCGTACTATTCACACCTATCATACGGAAGGCGCTGGCGGCGGCCACGCTCCGGATATTATTAAAGCGTGCGGTTTAGACAATGTATTACCATCGTCCACTAACCCTACACGGCCCTACACGATTAATACCGTTGATGAACATTTAGACATGTTAATGGTGTGCCACCATCTCGATCCGAGTATTCCTGAAGATGTAGCTTTTGCCGATTCTCGCATTCGAAAAGAAACCATTGCCGCCGAAGATATTTTGCACGACCTTGGCGCATTTTCGATGATTTCTTCAGACTCTCAAGCAATGGGCCGCGTTGGCGAGGTGGTAACGCGCACATGGCAAACTGCGCATAAAATGCGCGTGCAGCGCGGTGCACTACCCGAAGATATGGTTGATGGCAAAGATGCGGGCCACGATAACTTCCGTGCAAAACGTTACATTGCTAAATACACCATCAACCCTGCTATTGCCCATGGCATAAGCCATGAAGTTGGCTCTATTGAGGTAGGTAAACTTGCAGATTTAGTATTATGGAAGCCGGCTTTTTTTGGTACTAAGCCCTCGTTGATTCTTAAGGGCGGCGCTATTGCGATGGCTCCAATGGGTGACCCCAATGCTTCAATTCCGACTCCGCAGCCAGTGCATTATCGCCCGATGTTTGGCGCTTATGGTAAAGCATGTGTTCAAACCTCGGTGACCTTTGTGTCGCAGGCGGGTATTGATGCGGGTATTGCAGAAACATTTGGCTTAGAGCGGCCCCTTAGTGCAGTTAAAAATTGTCGCAGTGTTAAAAAGGCCGATATGGTACTGAATAATTATCAGCCGGTGATGGAAGTTGACCCTCAAACCTATGAGGTGAAAGCTGATGGTCAAACCTTAACCTGTGAGCCGGCCGAAGTTTTGCCGATGGCGCAGCGGTATTATTTATTTTAG